A window of Carassius carassius chromosome 44, fCarCar2.1, whole genome shotgun sequence contains these coding sequences:
- the cpne1 gene encoding copine-1 isoform X1 → MAAQCVSKVELSISCNNLLDKDVGSKSDPLCVLLQSVGDDKWSEVERTERVKNCQDPEFSTKLHIDYHFEKVQKLKFGVYDIDNKSVDLKDDDFLGGFECTLGQIVSSRKITRPLQLKATKPAGKGTITITAEEVKDNRAVVMEVEAKNLDKKDMFGKSDPFLEFFKQEEDGKWQLVHRTEVIKNNLNPSWKKFTVSLHTFCSGDLNKPIKVHCFDYDSDGTHDLIGVFQTNVSDLQKAATGSPVEFDCIHPEKQKKKKNYKNSGVIRIKYCKLEAQYSFLDYVMGGCQINFTVGIDFTGSNGDPRSPDSLHYLSPNGVNQYLSALWSVGQVVQDYDTDKLFPAFGFGAQVPPNFQVSHEFPLNFNPNSPYCQGVQGIVEAYRMVLPQIRLYGPTNFSPIINHVARIAAGAAQQPNAAQYFVLLIITDGEITDLDQTRQSIVNSSKLPMSIIIVGVGEADFKAMEFLDGDNGVLKSVTGEPAVRDIVQFVPFKQFASAPKEALAQSVLAEVPNQLVSYFKMRNMAPVNPPSPVK, encoded by the exons ATGGCCGCTCAATGTGTGTCGAAGGTCGAGCTCTCCATCTCTTGCAATAATCTGCTGGATAAAGATGTTGGATCCAAGTCTGATCCACTCTGTGTTCTGCTGCAGAGTGTCGGGGATGACAAATGGTCGGAG GTGGAACGCACAGAGAGAGTGAAGAATTGCCAGGACCCAGAGTTCTCAACAAAACTTCACATTGACTACCACTTTGAGAAGGTGCAGAAACTAAAGTTTGGCGTCTATGATATTGACAACAAGTCTGTTGACCTCAAGGATGATGACTTCCTGGGAGGCTTTGAATGCACCCTTGGCCAG ATTGTGTCATCTAGGAAGATTACCAGACCCCTTCAGCTCAAGGCAACGAAACCGGCTGGGAAAGGCACAATAACA ATCACAGCTGAGGAGGTGAAAGACAACAGGGCTGTTGTGATGGAAGTAGAGGCCAAAAACCTGGATAAAAAG GATATGTTTGGGAAATCTGATCCATTCTTGGAGTTTTTCAAGCAGGAAGAAGATGGGAAGTGGCAGCTAGTTCACAGGACTGAG gtCATCAAGAATAATTTGAACCCATCTTGGAAAAAGTTTACTGTTTCCCTGCATACATTCTGTAGTGGTGACCTGAATAAACCAATCAAG gttcattgttttgattatgATAGCGATGGCACTCATGATCTCATTGGTGTGTTTCAAACTAATGTGTCAGATCTGCAGAAAGCAGCTACTGGCTCCCCG GTTGAGTTCGACTGCATCCATCCAGAGaagcaaaagaagaaaaagaattaTAAGAACTCTGGGGTCATCAGGATTAAGTATTGCAAG CTGGAGGCACAGTATTCATTTCTGGATTATGTAATGGGAGGTTGCCAAATTAACTTCACG GTGGGCATTGACTTCACTGGCTCTAATGGAGACCCCCGCTCCCCTGACTCTCTGCACTATCTCAGCCCTAACGGCGTAAACCAGTATCTGTCAGCCCTCTGGTCCGTTGGCCAGGTAGTCCAAGACTACGACAC TGATAAACTTTTCCCAGCATTTGGATTTGGTGCTCAAGTTCCTCCAAACTTCCAG GTATCCCATGAGTTCCCATTAAACTTCAACCCCAATAGCCCATATTGTCAAG GAGTGCAAGGCATTGTGGAAGCCTACCGGATGGTTTTGCCTCAAATTCGTCTCTATGGACCCACCAACTTCTCCCCCATTATAAATCACGTGGCCCGAATTGCAGCTGGAGCCGCCCAGCAACCAAATGCAGCA CAATACTTTGTGCTGTTGATCATCACTGATGGAGAGATCACTGATCTCGACCAGACCAGACAATCCATAGTGAACAGCTCCAAACTGCCCATGTCCATCATCATCGTGGGTGTGGGTGAGGCAGACTTTAAGGCCATGGAGTTTCTGGATGGGGACAATGGAGTTCTTAAATCTGTGACTGGAGAACCAGCAGTCAGAGACATTGTGCAGTTTGTGCCCTTCAAGCAGTTTGCCAGT GCTCCTAAAGAAGCGCTGGCTCAGAGTGTTCTAGCTGAGGTGCCAAATCAGCTGGTGTCATActttaaaatgagaaatatgGCTCCTGTCAACCCACCTTCACCTGTCAAGTAG
- the cpne1 gene encoding copine-1 isoform X2, translating into MAAQCVSKVELSISCNNLLDKDVGSKSDPLCVLLQSVGDDKWSEVERTERVKNCQDPEFSTKLHIDYHFEKVQKLKFGVYDIDNKSVDLKDDDFLGGFECTLGQIVSSRKITRPLQLKATKPAGKGTITITAEEVKDNRAVVMEVEAKNLDKKDMFGKSDPFLEFFKQEEDGKWQLVHRTEVIKNNLNPSWKKFTVSLHTFCSGDLNKPIKVTCYDKDEDTSSDMIGEFTCTAAKLMEAKDNAVEFDCIHPEKQKKKKNYKNSGVIRIKYCKLEAQYSFLDYVMGGCQINFTVGIDFTGSNGDPRSPDSLHYLSPNGVNQYLSALWSVGQVVQDYDTDKLFPAFGFGAQVPPNFQVSHEFPLNFNPNSPYCQGVQGIVEAYRMVLPQIRLYGPTNFSPIINHVARIAAGAAQQPNAAQYFVLLIITDGEITDLDQTRQSIVNSSKLPMSIIIVGVGEADFKAMEFLDGDNGVLKSVTGEPAVRDIVQFVPFKQFASAPKEALAQSVLAEVPNQLVSYFKMRNMAPVNPPSPVK; encoded by the exons ATGGCCGCTCAATGTGTGTCGAAGGTCGAGCTCTCCATCTCTTGCAATAATCTGCTGGATAAAGATGTTGGATCCAAGTCTGATCCACTCTGTGTTCTGCTGCAGAGTGTCGGGGATGACAAATGGTCGGAG GTGGAACGCACAGAGAGAGTGAAGAATTGCCAGGACCCAGAGTTCTCAACAAAACTTCACATTGACTACCACTTTGAGAAGGTGCAGAAACTAAAGTTTGGCGTCTATGATATTGACAACAAGTCTGTTGACCTCAAGGATGATGACTTCCTGGGAGGCTTTGAATGCACCCTTGGCCAG ATTGTGTCATCTAGGAAGATTACCAGACCCCTTCAGCTCAAGGCAACGAAACCGGCTGGGAAAGGCACAATAACA ATCACAGCTGAGGAGGTGAAAGACAACAGGGCTGTTGTGATGGAAGTAGAGGCCAAAAACCTGGATAAAAAG GATATGTTTGGGAAATCTGATCCATTCTTGGAGTTTTTCAAGCAGGAAGAAGATGGGAAGTGGCAGCTAGTTCACAGGACTGAG gtCATCAAGAATAATTTGAACCCATCTTGGAAAAAGTTTACTGTTTCCCTGCATACATTCTGTAGTGGTGACCTGAATAAACCAATCAAG GTAACTTGTTACGATAAGGATGAAGACACAAGCTCAGACATGATAGGAGAGTTCACCTGCACCGCCGCTAAACTAATGGAGGCTAAAGACAATGCG GTTGAGTTCGACTGCATCCATCCAGAGaagcaaaagaagaaaaagaattaTAAGAACTCTGGGGTCATCAGGATTAAGTATTGCAAG CTGGAGGCACAGTATTCATTTCTGGATTATGTAATGGGAGGTTGCCAAATTAACTTCACG GTGGGCATTGACTTCACTGGCTCTAATGGAGACCCCCGCTCCCCTGACTCTCTGCACTATCTCAGCCCTAACGGCGTAAACCAGTATCTGTCAGCCCTCTGGTCCGTTGGCCAGGTAGTCCAAGACTACGACAC TGATAAACTTTTCCCAGCATTTGGATTTGGTGCTCAAGTTCCTCCAAACTTCCAG GTATCCCATGAGTTCCCATTAAACTTCAACCCCAATAGCCCATATTGTCAAG GAGTGCAAGGCATTGTGGAAGCCTACCGGATGGTTTTGCCTCAAATTCGTCTCTATGGACCCACCAACTTCTCCCCCATTATAAATCACGTGGCCCGAATTGCAGCTGGAGCCGCCCAGCAACCAAATGCAGCA CAATACTTTGTGCTGTTGATCATCACTGATGGAGAGATCACTGATCTCGACCAGACCAGACAATCCATAGTGAACAGCTCCAAACTGCCCATGTCCATCATCATCGTGGGTGTGGGTGAGGCAGACTTTAAGGCCATGGAGTTTCTGGATGGGGACAATGGAGTTCTTAAATCTGTGACTGGAGAACCAGCAGTCAGAGACATTGTGCAGTTTGTGCCCTTCAAGCAGTTTGCCAGT GCTCCTAAAGAAGCGCTGGCTCAGAGTGTTCTAGCTGAGGTGCCAAATCAGCTGGTGTCATActttaaaatgagaaatatgGCTCCTGTCAACCCACCTTCACCTGTCAAGTAG